The Elaeis guineensis isolate ETL-2024a chromosome 5, EG11, whole genome shotgun sequence DNA segment TCCTCAGCACAGCCAGTTCTGGAACAGTTAATGGGAAGCTGAATTCCTCATCCCAGACTGGTGTCCAATCATCTTCAATTGTTCTGGTTTTCTTCATTACAGTATCAGCAGGCACTCCAGCTATCCCTACCTGAAGATTGAACTACTAGTTATTTACAGGCTGCTCTCTGTTTTGGTTTGCGATATTACACTCTTGTTAATGATATTTTATGTATTCTGAATCAGCCAATATGGCAGATTCTACAGAATAAAAGACATAGTGCCTTGTCCAACCATAAGCAATGGAAACATACAGAAAAAGCTAGGGTAGAAATAACCATTTTTATGTTCTGACCTTTGTATAGAAATCTGGAGGGGAATAGGCATCAAAGTGTGTCTGCTTAAAATCCATCCTCCATCCATCTCCCATGTATACTTTGACCTGTAATAAACACACATATTCAGCAAAGTTGGCAAAAGGCAGATAGGTGCAGATAAATTTCACACCTTTAAGGTTGTCTTCACAGGAAAACTTTTTTTGGGGTCAAACAGCTGGCCATCTGGACCAGCCTTTAACAAGAAATCAGGCTTTTTTATGTAACCACAGCCTCCATTTGCTCTAAAAAATCCATGCATCAACCATAAAGACCTTCCATATCCCTGCCGAAGGAAAGACACATTAACAAGTCTATGAAAGCCAACTCATGAAAATGTCAATAAGATCAAAGTAAACAGGTGTATATCTTATGTTCAGATATTATGACATATGGGACCATGCCAAGGGAACTAAGTGTACACAAAATGAAATGTTATCCATGTGATAATGCTGGGTAGAAATTTTCATATGGTTAGGTCTTTCTTACTACAGAACGTGTCTAGTCGAGTTTCTATCAGAAATTTTCCTAAATATTTGGCTTTTTAAGTGGTGAAGGTTTGCGTCCCGGAAATAATAAACAAATGAATTAGTGGCACAGTTGTGTGATTATATTAGCAGAACCTTCTCTCCTCTGAAGATGCATAAAACTCTACggtgtccttttttttttatgcttaACTAATTTATGGATCTTACTCTCCAAAATGTCCTCTAAAATTCTAACTCAATACTGAGTCCTATTTCCATCTCAACAGACATTTCCAAGCATACCAGAAAATTTCCGTTAACAGACCTCAACCTAACTATAACCAATTATTGATCTACAGCATGAAAAACAGTATGGACCAACACTATCAGGAAGAGGTTTGGGGTGGCAGCACCTCCAAAgccaaattatttgaaaaaactgCTTGCTCAATATAGTATGGTATATCTATGCATGAAGAGACTTAATATTTAGATACTTTGTTTTTCCTAATTAAATAAGTCTGCTAGCATTGTTGTGACATCTTTTTATCTTGTGGTATGCTATACAGTCATCCAAAAGTCTTTCCCTTTGTTAGAAGAATGAGATCAGAAAAGATTAAGACAGGGAGCATGTTCTAAGTTTCCGAATATTTTAGAATGTCAACAACATATCACTCACCAAGCAAGCCCATTATAGCAACATTTTGTGTCCTGCAATGATTAGTAATCTTATACCCAATCGCTAAATCGGATGTGCCAAATGTTTCCTATACCAATATTCCTTAGCTCCCACCTTTtctaggaaaaggaaaaaaagaaaagacatgGATCGAACTAGGACCCACCGACCTTAATTGAGAGAATGAAACAGAGTTACATAATACAACCTGGTCCACATGGGACCATTAGAGGAGAAACAACAAATAAAGGCATTAAGAGGAAGATggcagatccttaactcccactcCAATCTTATGCTTTTGGTCAATAAGAAGGTCTATAGCACTACATGAATCATGAGTAAAGACAGCACCATAACTGATAATAGAAAAATGTAAGCTGCATGCTAAGCATATAAGCTCACCTGCATATTAAATGCAACCATCTGTGCACCATGCATCCATCCAACCAAAGGTTTGTAATTAGAAGAGGTAAAACGGGTACCCTTTGGGTATATTCTGAGCAAATTCTGCTGCGTGAACCTATACATtcaaattcaagaaaaataagcaCTTGGCAAACAATTTCTGTGTCAGGTTAAAAACAAAACAATGATGAACATTTTgacccaaaaaagaaagaaagaatggtGAATGTGCCAAAGTTTGCTTTTGTTATCTTGTTAGCTTAAAAATACAATCCATTTAACATGTGCAGAAATAGATCTTTTTTTCGTGGAATTGTCTTGACAAAAATGATGTCTACGTTATGACATTATATCATCTCACAGAGTCAGCTGATTACCTAACCATATACATAATCTCCATAAAATGAATGTTCCCAAGTGAATATAAAAATAACCTTACTACATCAGTCCCATGTGATGCTGCTGCCTTTGCAAACTGTTGCTCACTCAAACTAAGACGCCTTACTTTATCAGGATCCACCATAACTGCATCTCTCAACCCACCTTTAGGCTTCCCAGCATGAATAGTGATCAAGCGTTTGTACTCAGGTGCTGAAATTTGCTGCAAGCTTTGGTCGTCATCATCATCAGAATCTTCCTCATCCTGGCCCTGATCATTCTGTTCATGTTCATTTTGCCAAAGATTGATGAAATTTAATGATGATTAATGTTAACAGGTCAAACTTTTCTGAAGAACTACAAAATATGCATTTTTTAAGCAAGAATCGTACCTTGTCATCAGCTTCAAGTTCAGATTTTTGAACTTCGACCTCCTTACCCCATGTTTCTTCATCAGATGCATCCTTTTCCTTTTGGGAGTCATTCTCCTTAGAATTCTTAGATTTGAGGTACTCCTGGGGTGGTTTAGTTGAAATAATGATCTTATTCTTTAGAGAATCTGGCGAAGGAAATTCCTTAAGAGAATCTGTCTCAGGATAATAAAGCATGTCTCCAAATGTTTGAGTCGCCATCTACAGAAAAATGTATGCGACAATTAAAAGTGGGAATTTGAGAACATTCAACATCTAAATTCAAGTGTAGAAAATAATATTCACCTCCGCTACTTTAGCCTGAAGATCTGGTGTAAGGTGGTCCTCTAGAGTTATCACAAGGGGATATGGTGATGCACAAAAAGCATAATCTCTAATGGACCTCAAGCATTTGGTGAGCTCTACTGGAGAAGTTAGTGTCCTTCAGATGCATGGACAAGATATAAGAATGATACCAACATGAAGGAAAAGAATAATATGATCTTTTTTAAACTTTTGTGAAACATAAAAGAAATATGAAGAACAAATGAAATCTAGAAAAAGCAGCTGTTATAGAAAATGTCTCACTAGACTAGATTCCCATGTCATCATTATAATCATTTTTCTTGAACCACCAGTATCGATTCAAAAACGACAAATGTGTGTTGAATGAGACAGCAAGGTCACCACGAGTGAAGTGGAACCAGCAATATTGATATCACATACTTTTGAGCGTTGAATCAATACCTCCCATGAAGAACATCAACATTGTCTTTTGCAGAATTAGGCCACACATCGAGCTCAATCACTCTCACTCCCATCTGCAGTGCTTTGATAATTGGAACATCACTGCAATCACTGCTGAGCTGGTTTCCTGTCAGGTATGAATTATGGCCTGTGTAAATGTAATAATGAGATAATGGAGCAGTCATATCTTGATGAACCTGGGATAAAAGATTGTTGTCAATTATCGCATATTAATCCCAAAAATACATACAGTAAAGGTATAGTTACTCATGTTTATAAGCATAGTTTACACTACAGGTTAAGCTTTAAAAAGGgtaaaagaaatcaaaaaagaAGAGCAAATGAGGTACAAAGTCTAGCACATGTTTACTGATCTACAAATAATCGTGGTATGACTACAAACCCCATTGGTAGGCAAATTGAAAGTAtcatatcataaaatatatagaACAGAATTTTGCTATACTTTTGGGTGGTTTTATAATACATCATCCTAATCCTCTTTTTGAAGTAGTTTATTTGGAAAGTTGTCATCTTTATATTTCACTTTGCTTTATAAAAGTTGGCATCCTTAATGTTTcactttgttttgttttataattAGTCGTCAACTGTTCATGCATGAGATATTGAAGTAATAAATAAATGTCGCAAATCTTCCATCCAGATGAATTATGACTTCCCAACATTAGTCGACTAAAACTAGGAAGCAATTAGGGATAATTTTACATTAAGGAAcggaaattagattagaaaatcaGGGATAACCTAACAGAGCTGTTGGTTCTCCGGATAAAGAAACGGAGACGTCCAGCAAACCAGATTCACACAGATTCGACGGTTCCAGATCGCCGGCGATCTAAATGGACGTAGACTAGGGTTCCGGTGGGTTAGTAATCAGACGGACCTGGGATTGGATGGGCGGGTTGAGCTCGTCAGAGAAGAGGAAGTGGTGGAAGTCGTCGAGGGCGAGGAGCGGGCGGCCGAGAAGGTGGTGACGGTGGCGGAGCTGCCGGACCTGACCGATGATCCGCTCGGCGTCGGCAAGGGTGGCGCCGGA contains these protein-coding regions:
- the LOC105045828 gene encoding phosphoinositide phospholipase C 6 isoform X1 — protein: MGSYKYCLCFTRKFRWSEAAPPPDVVAAFAAYANGGDHMGPEQLRRFLAKAQGESGATLADAERIIGQVRQLRHRHHLLGRPLLALDDFHHFLFSDELNPPIQSQVHQDMTAPLSHYYIYTGHNSYLTGNQLSSDCSDVPIIKALQMGVRVIELDVWPNSAKDNVDVLHGRTLTSPVELTKCLRSIRDYAFCASPYPLVITLEDHLTPDLQAKVAEMATQTFGDMLYYPETDSLKEFPSPDSLKNKIIISTKPPQEYLKSKNSKENDSQKEKDASDEETWGKEVEVQKSELEADDKNDQGQDEEDSDDDDDQSLQQISAPEYKRLITIHAGKPKGGLRDAVMVDPDKVRRLSLSEQQFAKAAASHGTDVVRFTQQNLLRIYPKGTRFTSSNYKPLVGWMHGAQMVAFNMQGYGRSLWLMHGFFRANGGCGYIKKPDFLLKAGPDGQLFDPKKSFPVKTTLKVKVYMGDGWRMDFKQTHFDAYSPPDFYTKVGIAGVPADTVMKKTRTIEDDWTPVWDEEFSFPLTVPELAVLRIEVCEYDISEKDDFGGQTCLPASELRSGIRAVPLCDRKGMKFKSVRLLMRFEFV
- the LOC105045828 gene encoding phosphoinositide phospholipase C 6 isoform X2; its protein translation is MTAPLSHYYIYTGHNSYLTGNQLSSDCSDVPIIKALQMGVRVIELDVWPNSAKDNVDVLHGRTLTSPVELTKCLRSIRDYAFCASPYPLVITLEDHLTPDLQAKVAEMATQTFGDMLYYPETDSLKEFPSPDSLKNKIIISTKPPQEYLKSKNSKENDSQKEKDASDEETWGKEVEVQKSELEADDKNDQGQDEEDSDDDDDQSLQQISAPEYKRLITIHAGKPKGGLRDAVMVDPDKVRRLSLSEQQFAKAAASHGTDVVRFTQQNLLRIYPKGTRFTSSNYKPLVGWMHGAQMVAFNMQGYGRSLWLMHGFFRANGGCGYIKKPDFLLKAGPDGQLFDPKKSFPVKTTLKVKVYMGDGWRMDFKQTHFDAYSPPDFYTKVGIAGVPADTVMKKTRTIEDDWTPVWDEEFSFPLTVPELAVLRIEVCEYDISEKDDFGGQTCLPASELRSGIRAVPLCDRKGMKFKSVRLLMRFEFV